One Planctomycetaceae bacterium genomic window, CAAACACCGTGAGGATGCAGCAGTTGAATGCGTTTGTCGCCGTGGCCGCGGCCCAGCACCGTCGAGACAGTGTTTGTCCGCGGATCGAATCTGCGAATCGCCGCGTTTTGATCGTCGGCAATGTAGACGTTGTCGTGTTCGTCGACGCAGATGTGTTTCGGTGAATCGAACTGTGCCCGCAGCGCCTGACCGTCGCGGTAACCCTGCTGGCCGGTTCCGGCGACTGTGTGGATGGTGCCGTCGGGCTTGACGACACGCAGAGCGTTGCCGCCGCGTTCCAGAACATAGACGCTGCCGTGCGAATCCGCCGCGACGGCTCGCGGATCGACGAGCGGGCTTTCGACGGCCTGCATACCGTCCTGCGGAACGCCCTTTTCGCCATTGCCGGCGATTGTTGCGACGATGCCGGATTTCAGGTCAACCGCTCGTATTCGGTGGTTGTTCAAATCGGCCATGTGCAGCACATCACTGTTGTGGTTCAGCGTGATACACATGACGAAATCGAACTCCGCGGCCGTTGCGGGTCCGCCGTCGCCGGAGAATCCTGCTTCTCCCGTGCCGGCGATCGTCGAGATGCGGCCCGTTTCGGCATCGACCTTTCGAATACAGTGATTCCAACTGTCGGCGATGTACAGGTCTCCGCCGGGTGTCACCGCGCAGTTGTGCATGCCGTTGAATGTTGCTTCGCTGAACGGTCCTCCATCGCCCCTGTAGCTGCGGCTGCCGTCCCCGGAAACGTGAGTCAGCGTGCCGTCCGGCGACCGCTTATGCACACGCCCGCCTTCGAGTTCCACGATGAACATGTCGCCCTGGCGATTGAAATCGACGCCGAACGGGCTGGTCAGCGGTCCGGATTCGAAATTCCAGTCGCCGCCTTCTTCTGGCAGCAAACCGCCGATGAGGATTTCCGCACCGGCGGAAGTCGGTTCGTCGGCGTCAGCCAACTTCGGCAACGGTAACACGATTGCCGCGATGAAAACGGCGGACTTCACAACAGAAGCCCGAAGCGCGAAATCGGTCGGAATCATGGCTGCCAATGCCTGGTGAAGGTGAGTCGAAATAGATTGCGCCTGTCATCGGCGGTTCCTTTCGGGAAATGCCGTGACGGCGCGGTCAGCTTCACGACTCACCTGGCACTCGTCAACCAACCCGGCCCGGATGCCGGCTGCTGATTCACCCGCCGTTTCAAGAAGCGAGTCTGCGGTTTGCGCTGCGGCATCGGATGCGCAGCGATACCTGCGTTGACGACAATGCGTGTCGCAACGGTGCTGCGGCAATTCGGTCCAGACAACGTCGAGTCGCCCTACGGCATGACGAATTCATGTTCGCCTTCACGAACCGTCATCACCGGGCACTTTGCTTTCCGGACGACGCGTTCCGCGACGCTGCCCATCAGCAGATGAGCGAACGCTCCGCGACCGTGCGTGCCGATCACGATCAGGTCGATGTCGTGATCCTTTGCGTAGCGGCAGATTTCCACGAACGGATGTCCCGGTACGACACTGCGTTCAACCTTCAGGTTCACGGAATCAGCCAGAAGGTCGTTCAGCATGCCCTGCGCACGGGTGATCGCTTCGGATTCGATTTCCGGAGTCACTGCGCCGCCTTCTCCGTACATGATCGGAACGCGTTCGGCCACGTGCAGCAGGTGAAGCTCCGATCCAAAGACCTTCGCGAACTCCGCAGCGTAGCGGACCGCGTTGTCGCTGTGTTCACTGAAGTCTGTGGCCACCAGAATTCGCTGCAGTTCAATCATCTCGGCTGCTCCTGTTTTCCGGGAACTCTGCTCCTGCCGGGGCGGACGAACCGTGCGACCGGTCGTGTCTGCGATGTTCGGGACCCGGCAGAATTCGACAAAGCCCGACAAGACCTGTCGAAAGCAACTCGCGTGCCTGTCGCGCGGTCGCACGCGACTGCATAGACTTATGGGCGGATTCGGCCTCCCGCCGCGCGAAAACGCACATCGGGTCAGCATGCGCGCGAATTCGCGCAGTGCGCGAACTGCGGTTCAGCGATCATCACCCAGCACACGCTTCAGGCGTTCGGTGAGTTCCTGGCGAGCACGAAAAATGCGGCTGCGGACGGTACCCAGCGGAATCTCCAGGATCGACGCGATCTGTTCGTACGAGAATCCGTCCATCTCCTTCATGATCAGCGGCTGTCGAAATTCTTCCGCGACCTCCTGCAGCGCCTGTCGAACGATGCGGACACGTTCCTCGCTGGACATCGGATGAGCCGGGTCGGCGGCGGGATTTGGATCCGCGGGTGATGCGCCCGACGCTTCTTCGAGGGACTCCAGCGACGTTGTTTCGATCCGCTGCTTTCGACGACGACTGATGGCTGCGTTCATCGCGATGCGGTACAGCCAGGAATAGAACTCCGCTTCGTGACGAAACGTCGCCAGTCGCCGCCATGCGGAAATGAATGCCTGCTGCGCGGCTTCCAGCGCATCGTCGCGCGAACCCAGCGCGAATTCCAGGCTGTGAACCAGCCGGTCCTGGTAGCGCGTGACAAGCTCGTCGAAGGCGCTGTCGTCTCCGTCAAGCGATTGCCTGATGAGTTGTTGGTCGGACGAGGCGTTCAACGGTTATTCTGCCGACGTTGGCCTGCTTCAGTTCGAAAGCGGGTCGCATTGCACCGACTGTTGCTGGAAATGGCAATCGTGCCCAATCTCATTCTGATCCCCACTGCCGGCGAACGAGCCGTCATGGAGCCTCTGCTGCAACCGACCACCTCGGATGATCGGTGGAGGATCGAACTGTGCGGCTTCGGGATTGCGGCGGCGGCGGCGCGCACGGCGATGCTTGTGGAAAGACATCGTCCGGAACGTGTGATTCTGACTGGAACCGCAGGCACGTTCGACGAAGAGCTTGCGGTCGGCGAGGCATTCAACTTCAGCCGCGTCGGTTGCTACGGCATCGGTGCAGGCTCGGGCGATGAGTTCATCACGGCGGGCGAAATGGGCTGGCGGCACTGGCGCGTCGACGGCAGCTTTTCGATTAAGGAAACGGATTGCACCGACTCCGGGATTGGCGATCTCCTGGAACTCAGCAATGTTTCAGCATCGGCTGACCGACTGCTGCTGACCGCCTGCGCGGCCTCAGCGAACGCGGAAGACCTCCGGCGCCGGCGCGAAAAGTTTCCGCGTGCCGCTGCGGAAGACATGGAAGGCTTCGGCGTCGCCGTCGCCTGCCGGATGGCGGAAATTCCGCTGCAGATTATTCGAGGAATCTCCAACCAGGCGGGCGATCGCGACAAGACTCACTGGAAAACCAACGCAGCCCTTCAGTCCGCCGCGACGGTTGTCATCGAAAACACACACTGCGGCTGATTCCAGGAAAACCTTTCATGTCCCACACCATTCGACTTGGAATCTCCACGTGTCCGAACGACACGTTTGCGTTTCACGGGCTGCTGACGCGCGCCGTTGACTGGCGGGGCCTGAATTTTGAAGTGGAATTGCTGGACATTCAGGAATTGAACGACCGGCTGTTCGCTGATGACTTTGATGTCGCCAAGACCAGTTTTCACGCGGCGCTGCTGTTGTCGGATCGGACTGTGGTGCTGCCGAGCGGGGCGGCTCTGGGATTCGGAGTTGGTCCGTTGCTGCTGTCTTCGCTGCCCGACGCCAGACCGACGGACAAGACGCAAACAACCCTGTGTCCCGGAAAGCACACAACAGCGGCGTTGCTGTTCGAGTTGTTTCATCCGCAGACGACTTGTGTTCGGCATGTTGTTTTCTCCGACATCATGCCGATGCTGCGACGCGGCGAAGCGGATTTCGGTGTTTGCATTCACGAAGGACGCTTTACGTGGCAACAGCAGGGGCTTGGGCTGGTGGAAGACCTGGGTACGCGCTGGGAGGCTGAGACGCACTGCCCTCTTCCGCTGGGAGGCATCGTTGCTCAGCGGCGTCTGTCACCGGAAACGATCGCAACCGTCCAGGCGGTGATTCACGATTCGCTGCAGTTGGCCCTGGCGGATCGTGACGCCGCGCTGCCCACGATGAGAAAGTACGCTCAGGAATTCGACGACGGTGTCTTGATGCAGCACGTGGATTTGTACGTCAACGACTGGACGGTGGATCTGGGCAGCGTCGGCCGGCAGGCGCTGACGGAACTTTCCGGGAGAGCGAAGACGGTCGGACTGGTGCCGGATACCGCCGTTCCCATCGAAGTCTTCGGAGCCACGCCATCGGCTGAGTTTTCAGAACGGTAGTCCGCGACGTGTCGGGAGGCTGCTTACCCTGCGCCGGCTTTCGTGGCTCCGGCAGCGGAGTGTTCGCCGCGGTGACGGTGGCTGAGCCAGATCAGCATCCCGCAGCCGGTCAGGAAGATCCCGATGCTCATCAGTTGCGAGAACGTCAGGCCCGTGCCCATCCGCGCGGGTTCGTCATCGCGGATTACTTCCAGCACGAAGCGATTGATCGGGTAAATCGTGCAGCCCAGAGCCAGCACGGCTCCTTCAAACGGTCGATGACGGAAATACCAAGTCAGGAACGCCGCCAGGGAAAACGCCAGGATGGAGCTGTAGATCTGCGTCGGGTGCAGCGGAATCGTCGCGGCCGCGTCGGGCGGAATCGTGCCGCGTTCCACCAGTTTCTGAAACGTCAGGCTGTCGGGAGGAAACCGGACGGCCCACGGCAGAGAACATGGTCCGCCGAAGCAGCATCCGTAAAGGAAACATCCGATTCGTCCGAAGCCAAGGCCCAGCATCAGCGACGGAATCACGACATCGCCCAACTGCAGAATGCGGATGTTTCGGCGCCGGCAGAAGGTGATCGCACCGATCACCCCGCCGATCACGCAGCCATAGAACACGATTCCGCCGTCCGTAAGGTTTACGGTCGCCAGGACAGCGTCCATTCCTGCTTTGCCGCCGACAACGCGCTGCCAGTTCTGCAGCAGGTAGATCACGCGAGCTCCGATGATTCCGGGAATCAGCAGCCACATCGTCAGATCCCACACGACGTTCGGATCAAGTCCCACCTGCCGTGCCCGTCGTGTTGCCAGCAGCGTTCCTGACGCGAAGCCGACGAACAGCATGAGGCCATAGCCGAACAGCGGGACACCGGACTTTGCCAGCGGCAACCCCAGCACGGGAATCATGACGATAGCCGTCGGAATGATGGCCCAGAACAGCAGCGATGAAAGCACCTGACCGGAATCGCGAGTCAGCTTCCACAGGACGGCGAGTCCGACGACCGCGATCAGCGTCCACGCGGCAAGCACCCATCCCGCGCCGACGAGCAGCTCGTTGCCGACGGATTCCATCTGCCAGTATTGATCGAAGACGATTCTTAGAAGGACTTTTCGCATCGGGAAGAATTCCAGTCCCGGACGTTTGGTCCAAACCGGGCGGCTGGCATGACGTGATTTCTCAACCGGAGTGTCCGGTCACCGGAACTGTAGCCGTGGGCTGCGATCAGGTGAACCGCAGAATTGCGTTGTCGATCAGCCGTGTGGTCCCCAGCTTTGCGGCGATCAGGGCGACAGCCTGCGACGGTCGGTGCGACAGTGTCTGCAGAGTTTCGCAGTCCACAACCACGGCATAGTCCAGTTGCACTCCGTGAGATTCCTGAACCAATTGCTGCATTTTAGCCGCGATGTCGTTCGGAAGGTTCCCGCATTCAGCCGCCAGCATTTCGGCAAGTTCCAGGCTGCGGGACAGCACCAGCGCCTGTTGTCGCTGATCGGCCGACAGGTACCGATTTCGGCTGCTCATCGCCAGACCGTCACTTTCCCGCACGGTCGGGCACGTGACAATTTCAATGCCCCAGTTCAGATCGGCGATCATCCGGCGAACGATCAGTTGCTGCTGGTAGTCCTTCTGACCGAAGAACGCCTTGTCCGGTACCGTGATGTTGAACAACTTGGCGACGACGGTGGTCACGCCATCGAAGTGTCCGGGCCGTAGAGCACCTTCCAGAACTTCGGTCAACCGACTGACGTGAACCGACGTGGCGGCGTCGGACGAGTACATGTCAGCGGTGTCGGGTGTGAATACGAGATCAGCGCCGGCCTTTTCGCAGAGCTGCAGGTCCGATTGCAGTGTCCGGGGGTAGCGTTTGAAGTCTTCGTTCGGACCGAATTGTGTCGGGTTGACAAAGATGGTCGCAACGACAAAGTCGCAGTCGGTCGCCGCCGCGTCAATCAGGTTCAGGTGTCCCTGATGCAGTGCCCCCATCGTGGGGACGACGCCAACGGTGGCTCCTTCCTTCTTTCGTGCCATCAACAGTTGGCGAGTTTTCGCGGGCGAGCATTCAACCAGCACGTCGGTGGTTCCTGAAGCAAACGGAAAAGCAAGAAGCCCGGACTCTCCGTCAGAAGAGCCGGGCTTCGGGGAATTCACGTACCGGGATGTCCGGTTAGAAATTGTATTTCGGATTCTTTGTGTCGAAGTCAACGTCTGTCAGCTTCACGTCGGTCTTGATATCGGTAAACGTGTAGTCTTCGACAACCGGCGGTTCGGCTCCGGCTTTCTTCGGAAAGGCGAACTGCTGGATTCGCACGGGGTAGCCGGTCGCCTCATCCACCCACAGGCGAGTCTTGTGGAACTTGAATTGCTTGCGAGGCTCCGGGTGGCTGGATTCCACGACACGGCACTTCATGGTGCCGAGCTTGGCGTCCTTGAAATACTTGACTTCGCATTCGGCGTATTTGGTCTCTTCTTCCCACTGGTCGATCACGGCCTGCACGGCCTTGCTGATTCCCGCCATGGTGACGGGGTAACGGTTTTCGTTCATGGCTGTCGGGCTGCCCGGTGCCAATTCCAGTGTCCCGATCAGTCCGGCAAGTCCGGCTTCGTGGACCAGCAGATTTCCGCTGTTACTGCCATCCACGTAGATGACTTCACGCCCTTCATTGGGAGTTTCGAAGTACAGATAGACACTGAACGGTTCGTGTCGGATTTTGATCCGCAGCTTCTGAGAAACCAGGGTTGAGCCGACAACTTCGCGTTTGAAAAACGTGGCTTCGTAGCCGGGGAGGGAATCCACCTTTGCCATGCATTCCGTGGCGTATCGAATTGCCGGTGTCAGCGGATGTTCTTTGGCGTCAGCAGCTTCGTCGGCCTGAGTCGTGCCGGTGAAGGCCAGGCCGGCCAGAATGCAAACGGCCGTCTGCCGCAGGCGGAATATCA contains:
- a CDS encoding universal stress protein translates to MIELQRILVATDFSEHSDNAVRYAAEFAKVFGSELHLLHVAERVPIMYGEGGAVTPEIESEAITRAQGMLNDLLADSVNLKVERSVVPGHPFVEICRYAKDHDIDLIVIGTHGRGAFAHLLMGSVAERVVRKAKCPVMTVREGEHEFVMP
- a CDS encoding sigma-70 family RNA polymerase sigma factor, with protein sequence MNASSDQQLIRQSLDGDDSAFDELVTRYQDRLVHSLEFALGSRDDALEAAQQAFISAWRRLATFRHEAEFYSWLYRIAMNAAISRRRKQRIETTSLESLEEASGASPADPNPAADPAHPMSSEERVRIVRQALQEVAEEFRQPLIMKEMDGFSYEQIASILEIPLGTVRSRIFRARQELTERLKRVLGDDR
- the mqnB gene encoding futalosine hydrolase yields the protein MPNLILIPTAGERAVMEPLLQPTTSDDRWRIELCGFGIAAAAARTAMLVERHRPERVILTGTAGTFDEELAVGEAFNFSRVGCYGIGAGSGDEFITAGEMGWRHWRVDGSFSIKETDCTDSGIGDLLELSNVSASADRLLLTACAASANAEDLRRRREKFPRAAAEDMEGFGVAVACRMAEIPLQIIRGISNQAGDRDKTHWKTNAALQSAATVVIENTHCG
- a CDS encoding 1,4-dihydroxy-6-naphthoate synthase, coding for MSHTIRLGISTCPNDTFAFHGLLTRAVDWRGLNFEVELLDIQELNDRLFADDFDVAKTSFHAALLLSDRTVVLPSGAALGFGVGPLLLSSLPDARPTDKTQTTLCPGKHTTAALLFELFHPQTTCVRHVVFSDIMPMLRRGEADFGVCIHEGRFTWQQQGLGLVEDLGTRWEAETHCPLPLGGIVAQRRLSPETIATVQAVIHDSLQLALADRDAALPTMRKYAQEFDDGVLMQHVDLYVNDWTVDLGSVGRQALTELSGRAKTVGLVPDTAVPIEVFGATPSAEFSER
- a CDS encoding prolipoprotein diacylglyceryl transferase codes for the protein MRKVLLRIVFDQYWQMESVGNELLVGAGWVLAAWTLIAVVGLAVLWKLTRDSGQVLSSLLFWAIIPTAIVMIPVLGLPLAKSGVPLFGYGLMLFVGFASGTLLATRRARQVGLDPNVVWDLTMWLLIPGIIGARVIYLLQNWQRVVGGKAGMDAVLATVNLTDGGIVFYGCVIGGVIGAITFCRRRNIRILQLGDVVIPSLMLGLGFGRIGCFLYGCCFGGPCSLPWAVRFPPDSLTFQKLVERGTIPPDAAATIPLHPTQIYSSILAFSLAAFLTWYFRHRPFEGAVLALGCTIYPINRFVLEVIRDDEPARMGTGLTFSQLMSIGIFLTGCGMLIWLSHRHRGEHSAAGATKAGAG
- the panC gene encoding pantoate--beta-alanine ligase gives rise to the protein MLVECSPAKTRQLLMARKKEGATVGVVPTMGALHQGHLNLIDAAATDCDFVVATIFVNPTQFGPNEDFKRYPRTLQSDLQLCEKAGADLVFTPDTADMYSSDAATSVHVSRLTEVLEGALRPGHFDGVTTVVAKLFNITVPDKAFFGQKDYQQQLIVRRMIADLNWGIEIVTCPTVRESDGLAMSSRNRYLSADQRQQALVLSRSLELAEMLAAECGNLPNDIAAKMQQLVQESHGVQLDYAVVVDCETLQTLSHRPSQAVALIAAKLGTTRLIDNAILRFT
- a CDS encoding DUF1571 domain-containing protein, translated to MIFRLRQTAVCILAGLAFTGTTQADEAADAKEHPLTPAIRYATECMAKVDSLPGYEATFFKREVVGSTLVSQKLRIKIRHEPFSVYLYFETPNEGREVIYVDGSNSGNLLVHEAGLAGLIGTLELAPGSPTAMNENRYPVTMAGISKAVQAVIDQWEEETKYAECEVKYFKDAKLGTMKCRVVESSHPEPRKQFKFHKTRLWVDEATGYPVRIQQFAFPKKAGAEPPVVEDYTFTDIKTDVKLTDVDFDTKNPKYNF